From Faecalicatena sp. Marseille-Q4148:
GCAGTCCCACAGGAATCCCGACAATCGTAATACACCAGAGCACTCCTGCAAACAGCCAGCTGATCCCACTAATAAATCCTCCACAGAAAAACCATAATAAATTTCCTAAACATCCCATATTAAACTTCAACTCCTCTCTCGATCCGGTACAATTCTTTTCCATAGTTTGTTACTTCTTGCATTATCATATTCTCCTTTCTCTTCTTTGCAGCTTCTCTGCGGCAAATGCGATAGAGTGGATAATAAAAAAGTGTCTCCGACACTTCAACTCCCCTTCCCCTCACTCTTGAGGGATTAGGGGTTTCTTTTTTTCTCATTTTCCCTCATAATAGTCTTATGAATGTTTTACAAAAAATTTTTAAAGACCATTTTGAGGAAATGATTTATATTCAACATCCTCGTGACTCCGTCATCGAAAATGTAGAAAAAATGATTCATTGTGGCGATCCTTCTTTTGGCGGTGCCATGTATGCCTGCCCTTCCTGCGGAAATTTCAAATATGTTCCTTTCCGCTGTCATTCTAGGTTTTGTCCTACCTGCGGCAACATGTATTCCATCGACAGAACTACTTCTATGTCTTTTAAGATCATCAATGTCCAGCATCGCCACTGTGTGTTTACCATTGCTCGAGAACTACGTCCTCTATTTTTAAACGACCGTTCTCTTTTAAACTGCCTTTTCTCTGCTGTCAACAGTGTTGTCACTCGCATGTTCCATAAAGATAACAAAACCGAACTCTTTACTCCTGGCTTTATCTGTGTTCTTCATACCTTTGGCAGAGATTTAAAGTGGAATCCCCATATCCATTGTCTCATTTCCGAAGGTGGCGTTGGGAATTCTCTTCATTGGCGTCACAAAAAACATTTCAATTATAGGTTTTTGCGCGATTCATTCCAAACGGCTCTTTTGAACGAGTTACATTCTAAGCTCGGTGACTCCTTTAAAAAACTTAAGGCTTCTATCTACACCGAACATAAAAATGGTTTTTATGTTCGAGCTATGCCCAATAAATGCAACCCCTCTCATGTGATTAACTACATTGGCCGTTATCTTGGCAGACCAGTCATTGCAACCTCTCGTATTGATTCTTACGACGGTGAATTTGTTACTTTTCACTATAATCGTCATGAAGACGAAAAACTGGTCACTGAAACTCTCCCTGTTCTTGATTTCATGGCACGACTTACTCAGCATATCCCTGAAAAACATTTCAAGATGATTCGTTATTACGGCATATATGCCAGACATCGTAAATCTGACCAGTCTCTTCACAGAGCAATCTCCAGGGAAAAGCACAAAATATTCCTTTCCTTTAATCGGTGGCGAGATTCTATCCTTCATACTTTTGGTTATGATCCTCTAAAATGCCCTTCTTGTGGTACAACTATGCTTTTCCTTGAGTTATATTTCAACCATGAACCTGTTCCTTTGCATGAATTATATGAAAGAGTGATGCGTAAGCACCGATGCCGTTCTCCTGCCTCTCCTTCTTCTCTTCCACAGTCTCCTGTTACATGGTACAATCAACGTATCTAATATGGAAATGGAGGCGATCACTATGAAACGAATCACTGAGGCAGAACTTGCAAAGGAACTTCGGGAACAGTATATTAAAAATCCTCCAGAAGGCATGACTTCTGACGAAGTCCGCGACATGAGCGATGATGATCTTTTGGATATGGATTATTTCTTACACGAATTTGATGATCTGGATGATGACGATTTCGGCGAAGAAGGTTTTTATATCTTCTAAACTCAAACCGTCTATTTCCTTTGCCCGCCTTTGTGCGGGCTATTTTCATTCAAAAGTTCGACGAAAGTCGAACTTTCCTATAAAGTAAAAAAAGACTCCTATTATGACATCTGCCACAATAAAAGTCTTGCGTTCTCATTTGATACGGATACCTCTCGGTATCGATTGACGGTTTCAAACCCATCCCGTAGGATGTTTGGCTACTCCCTTTTATCTGCTTGCTATTA
This genomic window contains:
- a CDS encoding transposase; its protein translation is MNVLQKIFKDHFEEMIYIQHPRDSVIENVEKMIHCGDPSFGGAMYACPSCGNFKYVPFRCHSRFCPTCGNMYSIDRTTSMSFKIINVQHRHCVFTIARELRPLFLNDRSLLNCLFSAVNSVVTRMFHKDNKTELFTPGFICVLHTFGRDLKWNPHIHCLISEGGVGNSLHWRHKKHFNYRFLRDSFQTALLNELHSKLGDSFKKLKASIYTEHKNGFYVRAMPNKCNPSHVINYIGRYLGRPVIATSRIDSYDGEFVTFHYNRHEDEKLVTETLPVLDFMARLTQHIPEKHFKMIRYYGIYARHRKSDQSLHRAISREKHKIFLSFNRWRDSILHTFGYDPLKCPSCGTTMLFLELYFNHEPVPLHELYERVMRKHRCRSPASPSSLPQSPVTWYNQRI